The region GTATATCGCCATCGGAAGGAAATTCAATGGTTTTATCCAATGAAGCAACCAGTGATTTCATTTTTTGTAGCTGCTCCTGAAAATGTACATCTATTACGGGATACACATGAACCGCATACACCTCATGCGGCCATGCACCACTTTTAATTAATGTAATTATATCTTTTGATGAAAGATGCAATGGATATGTATCATCAGACGCTATCCCCCATTCTATCACCGCAATATCTACTGATGAAAGCAGCCCCTGTAATGCATCGCAGTAACCGGTATCACCGGTAATTGCCACTGAGCGTGTACCAAAATCAAAGCGGTACCCTGACGAAAAGTCGCCATGTGCCAGTGTTAGAGCTTCTGCCCTGTATCCATTTCCCTCAAAGGTATTGCCATTGTTTAATTCAATAAGTTCCACTTTAAACGGCAATGGGTAGTCACCCATAAATGGTAAAAGCCTGTCATGGTAAAAATTATGCAATCCCTTTGGTCCCACAATTGTTAAGGGTTCAGTTCTATGGCCTGTATGGTCCCACATCTCTCCCCATAAAAGGTCAGGTAACCCTGAAACATGGTCAACATGATAATGAGTAAGAATTACGGTAGAAATGTTGCTGTAGTTGAAATCAGGATCATTGAGTGCAGCAATAGCATGATACGCCCCACCACCAAAATCAACACATACTAATTCACCATCAATGGAAAAAGCAAGTGCCTGCGGCTTGCGTTGCGTTGCATTACAGGTCCCCGTTCCTAAGAAGGCTAACTTAACCATAGTTACGTTCCTTCCATATAGTTTTTCTGCTATTTACATATTATAAAGTTTACAAAAGAATGTAATTTTGTAAACAAAAAATATTCACATACTATATTTTGTTTTCAAGCTTATTGGATGTATTCTTTAAATTTTTTAATTATCACAATTACTTTGCACCCGCGTTATTACAAGCTACCGCGGTTTGTTTTAAGACGGCCCCATTGCCTATGAAACTTTTTACGATTTCCTTATGCCTTGTACTCAATATCCATCTGTTGCATTCCGCTTTATCTTTCTACTTATTGTTGAGGGATGCTTTTGTAATATGCGTGCTATTTCCCATAACGATATTCCTTTATGATATACCATTTCTTGATGACAATTCATCCTCCCAATTGTATAGAGGTATGCTCCCTCATATATACCCACTTTAAGTTTTTGTTTTGCTTACATGTACTCTAACATGTGTTATGTATAGGGGCTACATTTTTTTATTTTGTTTGCACTTTATTCTTGAATCTGCCTTTTTAATCCTAAAAAACAGTATTCAAAAATTACCTTGATATATCATAAGAATATCAATACTTTATTTTTTAAGAGTAAGAGATATTTATAATGTATGGTTTACCAAACCGTATATAATCTGATTTATCACCATAAATCATCAATCATCCCTAATGATTTATTGAGATGGTGAACGTAATTACGGACTAAGCTCTCGTCATCCATAGCAATAAGGAGTTTTTTTGTATAATCATTTACACTTTTACCCTGGGATAGCAGTTGAGGATGTAAACAATAGTTGCTTTTATTCATGTACAGGTAAACAGGTGGGGCTATTACCACGTTTGATAATAGCCCCGGTTTCTTTTTTATGTTACTGCGTCTTAAACTGGTTCAAATCAACTTTAGGCTTTTCAATCTTTGGTTTCATTGCACTCATCTGGTCCTTGGCTTCAGTGCTTGCCTGATCCTTATCAACGGCTTTTGCATCCTGCATCTGGCTCTTTGCCGCATCCAGTGACTGCTGGGCTGCTTTACCCGATTCATCCTTTATCTCACCCTTAATGCCTTCTATCATTGCTTTGTCACGAGCTTTCTGCTCTTCAACAAGTGCTTTATCCTTTTCGCGCTGCTCTTCAAGTATTGTTTTGTCAGCTTTCTTCTGGTCTTCAACATATTTCAGTATCTCTTCGCGCTGCTGCTCATACTTTTTGCGTATATCTTCACGCATTGCCTTTATTTCAAGCAATATATTGAGCATACGCAGCTTATCCTCAGATATCTGCTTTGCAACCATATCCTGTCCCGGAACAACATCAACTTCCTGCTTTTCTTCCAGTACTATAGGCTGGCCCGTTGCTAAGCTCTGGTTCAACACTTCAAGCATTCCGTCCAAACATGCAACATTGCTCTTGTCTTCTTCCTGTGTTACCAGAAAATCGGTACCACGAACAGCTGCTATTGCCGTTGGGGTTTTTACCTGGTAACTATCGCCCTTAGCCAATTTCTTTGTTACTTTTGAGAACATGCGTCCCTTCTCAACAATAAACGAAGACTCTTCAGTGTTAGAGTCAAGATTGGTGATGAGCTTATCAACTTTGATAACTGTATCACCTAAAATCTTTACCGCATTTTCCCCAAAATAAATTTCAGCCATTGATTTTGGCCCAACAGTTTTGATGGTCATACCTTCTTTTATTGCATCGCCAATCTGAGCCTTGCTTTCAGCACCTCCTGATACAAGAAGTACTGTACCGGTAACAAAGTTAACCAGTCCTTCACGAGCTACGGTAAATTTCTTTTCTTTTTTACAACCAACCACTGCTATGGAACACATCACCATAACTGCTAATAGTTTTTTCATATACTCCTCCAATAATAGTATTACTTACATGCTTATCTGTGAATATAGTGAAGGTAAAACGTTCCCCACCTGATTGGGAATCTATTACCATATAGCAATCCTGAAAATAAATTCAGGAAGGCACCATTTTATTATTTTGAACCTTCCTTAGAATTATATACCATAGTGAACATACTACACATAACCTGCATAGTCAAGCACTATATTCCCCTGGGCTCCAGGCGTAAAAAATTAGTTGGATAGGCCTTGCATAACTCCTGCACCTGTGAGCGCACCCGGTTTAACACCTTTTCATCATCCA is a window of Spirochaetota bacterium DNA encoding:
- a CDS encoding FecR domain-containing protein; protein product: MKKLLAVMVMCSIAVVGCKKEKKFTVAREGLVNFVTGTVLLVSGGAESKAQIGDAIKEGMTIKTVGPKSMAEIYFGENAVKILGDTVIKVDKLITNLDSNTEESSFIVEKGRMFSKVTKKLAKGDSYQVKTPTAIAAVRGTDFLVTQEEDKSNVACLDGMLEVLNQSLATGQPIVLEEKQEVDVVPGQDMVAKQISEDKLRMLNILLEIKAMREDIRKKYEQQREEILKYVEDQKKADKTILEEQREKDKALVEEQKARDKAMIEGIKGEIKDESGKAAQQSLDAAKSQMQDAKAVDKDQASTEAKDQMSAMKPKIEKPKVDLNQFKTQ
- a CDS encoding helix-turn-helix domain-containing protein translates to MNCHQEMVYHKGISLWEIARILQKHPSTISRKIKRNATDGY
- a CDS encoding ribonuclease Z, giving the protein MVKLAFLGTGTCNATQRKPQALAFSIDGELVCVDFGGGAYHAIAALNDPDFNYSNISTVILTHYHVDHVSGLPDLLWGEMWDHTGHRTEPLTIVGPKGLHNFYHDRLLPFMGDYPLPFKVELIELNNGNTFEGNGYRAEALTLAHGDFSSGYRFDFGTRSVAITGDTGYCDALQGLLSSVDIAVIEWGIASDDTYPLHLSSKDIITLIKSGAWPHEVYAVHVYPVIDVHFQEQLQKMKSLVASLDKTIEFPSDGDILTIIP